A region from the Biomphalaria glabrata chromosome 14, xgBioGlab47.1, whole genome shotgun sequence genome encodes:
- the LOC129922710 gene encoding histidine-rich glycoprotein-like — MHIYTTQRHGHLHHTKTWTSTPHKDMHIYTTQRHGHLHHTKTWTSTPHKTVISTPHKDMHIYTTQRHAHLHHTKTWTSTPHKDMHIYTTQRHGHLHHTRLLYLHHTRLSYLHHIKTWTSTPHKDMHIYTTQRHGHLHHTKTRTSTPHKVTHIYTTQRHAHLHHTKTCTSTPHKDMHIYTTQRHAHLHHTKTCTSTPHKDMDIYTTQDCYIYTTQRHAHLHHTKTWTSTPHKDMHIYTTQRHAHLHHTKTCTSTPHKDMDIYTTQRHAHLHHTKTCTSTPHKDMDIYTTQRHGHLHHTKTWTSTPHKDMHIYTTQRHGHLHHTKTCTSTPHKDMDIYTTQDCYIYTTQDCHIYTT, encoded by the coding sequence ATGCACATCTACACCACACAAAGACATGGACATCTACACCACACAAAGACATGGACATCTACACCACACAAAGACATGCACATCTACACCACACAAAGACATGGACATCTACACCACACAAAGACATGGACATCTACACCACACAAGACTGTTATATCTACACCACACAAAGACATGCACATCTACACCACACAAAGACATGCACATCTACACCACACAAAGACATGGACATCTACACCACACAAAGACATGCACATCTACACCACACAAAGACATGGACATCTACACCACACAAGACTGTTATATCTACACCACACAAGACTGTCATATCTACACCACATAAAGACATGGACATCTACACCACACAAAGACATGCACATCTACACCACACAAAGACATGGACATCTACACCACACAAAGACACGCACATCTACACCACACAAAGTCACGCACATCTACACCACACAAAGACACGCACATCTACACCACACAAAGACATGCACATCTACACCACACAAAGACATGCACATCTACACCACACAAAGACATGCACATCTACACCACACAAAGACATGCACATCTACACCACACAAAGACATGGACATCTACACCACACAAGACTGTTATATCTACACCACACAAAGACATGCACATCTACACCACACAAAGACATGGACATCTACACCACACAAAGACATGCACATCTACACCACACAAAGACATGCACATCTACACCACACAAAGACATGCACATCTACACCACACAAAGACATGGACATCTACACCACACAAAGACATGCACATCTACACCACACAAAGACATGCACATCTACACCACACAAAGACATGGACATCTACACCACACAAAGACATGGACATCTACACCACACAAAGACATGGACATCTACACCACACAAAGACATGCACATCTACACCACACAAAGACATGGACATCTACACCACACAAAGACATGCACATCTACACCACACAAAGACATGGACATCTACACCACACAAGACTGTTATATCTATACCACACAAGACTGTCATATCTACACCACATAA